The DNA region AACGTGAAGAGTGGGAAAATGAGTGCTGAAGAAAAAACAGAACTCAAACTGAATATCGGTCGCATTCCGCAAATTATGCTCGATAATACAGACCGCAACAGAACTTCTCCATTTGCATTTACAGGAAATAAATTTGAATTCCGTGCAGTAGGATCTTCTGCAAATTGTGGAAATGCAATGATGGTATTAAATACCATTATGGCGAATCAGTTGAAAAAATTCAAAAAAGAAATTGATACAGCCATCAACAAAGGTGGAGATAAAGATGAAGTGATTCTTCAAACGTTGCGCAAATACATCGTTGATTCGAAAAAAATCCGTTTCGAAGGAAATGGTTATGGCGAAGAATGGGTGAAAGAAGCAGCGAAAAGAGGTCTTTCGAATGTAAAAGATACGCCTCGCGCTTTGGATGTTTGGGCAAGAAAAGAAATTGCGAAATTATTTGAAGAAGAAGGTGTATTAACGCATCGCGAAATTGAGGCGCGTCATGAAATTGAATTGGATCAATACACATTGAAAATTCAGATTGAATCGCGTTTGGTGGGCGATATTGCCATGACCCGGATTGTTCCGGCTGCGATTAAATATCAAAATCAGTTGATGGATAATCTGGCAAAACAAAAAGACATTTTAGGCACAAACGCTAAAAAAATGACTGAAGGTTTACAGAATCTCATTATCGAAATCAGTGAACATGTAAATACCATTATCACTAAAGTGGATGATATGATTGAAGAACGCAAAAAAGCAAACAACATCTCCGATTCACGCGAGCGAGCGATTGCTTATTGCGATCATGTAAAACCATTCTTTGACAAAATCCGTTACCATGCCGACAAACTGGAAATTGTGATTGATGACGAATTGTGGAGCATGCCAAAATTCAGAGAATTACTCTTTACCAAATAAGAAAAAAAATCCCGCTCCGTGCGGGATTTTTTATGGCATTTTATTAATTATTTCAATGGAAACGATTCGGTCATTTTCAAAACTAAAACGCATGGCTTTAGAATTTCCATCCGTAATTAAGAGTATCCGGGGATAAACATGTCCATCGAAATTAATCAATTTAAAAAAATCAAATTGCGTCATACCACACACCAAACCTCCGCAAATATCTATTTCCTTGTTTCGTAAAATTGCCTGATCCAATACTAAATTACTCTCAGCTCTCCCACTAAATTTAAATTCGGAATTCATGCAATTGAACTCGGCGAAGAAATATTTATCGCCGCCTCCAGTTGTTTTGAAATAATTTTTGCTGTTTAATACAGGATTGCAAATAAATTCAGCCTCCCGTTTTAAACGGGAATACTCTACTGGTGGAAAGTATTTTTGGATGAACGACGAATCAAACATGTTATATTCTTTTGGAACTTCAACCGTGAGCAATTCATACTCTTCTGCCGTTTTAAATACGGGCACATGAGCTTCTAAAACCAAGGCTTTTAAATCTTCCAATTGTTTGATGGCACGTTGCTCCGTTTTTGAGGAATAACTGGTTTTCCTGATTGGACGTTTTGGTCCATAGAAATATACTCCCTGACAGAGAAAGCAAACCGACATTCTTCCAACCAGGGAATCTTTCTCATTGTATAAAAAAAGTGCATGATGAGGAATATAGCATTTCGACAAGCCCTCCTGAAGTAAACTTAAATCTTGCTTTAACCATTTTTTAAATGCGGTTATCTGCGATGCATTAAATTCGAAACCCTCCTTGCGCACTGAGGGAATAATTTCTCCGTTTTGAACGGGATCGTGCTTACCGTGCAATTCGCTGTTTAGGTTATAAAGACAGATCTTTACCCGACTGAATTCAGTATATGGCCAAATGGCACTCGCCTGCGATGGAAGAATTGCAGCAGAGATGAAGCCAATAATCAGTAAAATTTTAACTATCCAATTCATATCTGAATATAGTCATTTTCTTTTTCTTATGGCCTTCTTTCGATTATATTTGTTGATATTCCATTTTTATGATTACGGCTGTAATAATCGACGACAATGCGGAAGCCCGCACTAATCTGAAATCTGATTTGGCGGATTCTTTTCCGGACCTGCAAATTATTGGAGAAGGTGAAAGTGTGGTAAGCGGCACTAAATTATTAAAGCAGGTAAAACCTCAAATTGTATTTCTGGATATTCAGCTTGGTGACGGAAGCGGATTTGATTTACTTGAAATTTTGGGTGACGTAAACTTTAATGTCATTTTTACCACCGCTTCTGATGAATATGCGGTTAAAGCCTTCAGGTTTTCTGCCATTGATTATTTATTAAAACCCATTGATCCGGATCAATTAAAAAGTGCCGTTGAAAAGGCCGTCAATAATGGAAAGACCAGTAAAGAATCGCTGGATCTTTTAATGGAACATTCGAAAAACAACAATAAACCTCACAAACGTCTTGCCCTGAATACACTTGATAAAATTCATATTGTAAACATAACCGATATTGTGCGGTGCGAAGCGGATGTAAATTATACCACGTTTTATTTTACGGATAAAAGCAAATTATTAGTAACCCGTACACTTAAAGAATTTGAAGATCTGCTGAAGGATCATTCATTTTTACGCGTACATCAGAGTCACCTCGTTAACACCAACCTCGTAAAAGAATTTGTAAAAGGCGATGGAGGTTATCTGGTGATGAACGACGCTTCGAATGTTCCGGTTTCCACCCGAAAAAGAAACGCTGTTGTTGAAGCTTTGAACTCATTGTAAATGCAACCACTCGCAGAACGAATGCGACCCAAGTCGCTCGAAGAATATATTGGTCAGGAACATCTGGTAGGTTCAAACGCAGTTTTATTCCGAACCATTGAAACGGGGAATATTCCTTCCATGATTTTATGGGGTCCACCCGGTGTAGGAAAAACCACACTTGCCCAATTAATTTCTACTAAACTTCAACGTCCGTTTTACACCTTAAGCGCCATTAACAGTGGTGTAAAAGATATCCGGGAAGTGATTGAAAAAGTCAAAAACCAGGGCATGTTTGGCGGAAGCAATGCTGTTTTGTTTATTGATGAGATTCACCGCTTCAGTAAATCGCAACAGGATTCACTTTTAGGCGCCGTAGAACGAGGAATCATCACCCTGGTGGGTGCAACTACAGAAAACCCTTCTTTCGAGGTAATTCCCGCACTGTTATCGCGTTGTCAGGTTTATGTTTTAAGGCACCTCGAAAAATCGGATCTGGAGAAAATTTTACGCCAGGCCATAACAAAGGATGAACTATTAAAAAATAAATCTATTTCACTTGAAGAAACCGAAGCGTTAATGATGATTTCAGGTGGAGATGCCCGCAAATTATTAAATGCATTGGAGGTTGTTGTACAGGCGCAAAACAAAAAAGAGATTGTAATTACCAATGAACTGGTGCGGACGGTAATTCAGGAAAATCTTGCTTTGTATGATAAAAGTGGTGAGCAGCATTACGATATTATTTCAGCATTT from Flavobacteriales bacterium includes:
- a CDS encoding LytTR family DNA-binding domain-containing protein, whose protein sequence is MITAVIIDDNAEARTNLKSDLADSFPDLQIIGEGESVVSGTKLLKQVKPQIVFLDIQLGDGSGFDLLEILGDVNFNVIFTTASDEYAVKAFRFSAIDYLLKPIDPDQLKSAVEKAVNNGKTSKESLDLLMEHSKNNNKPHKRLALNTLDKIHIVNITDIVRCEADVNYTTFYFTDKSKLLVTRTLKEFEDLLKDHSFLRVHQSHLVNTNLVKEFVKGDGGYLVMNDASNVPVSTRKRNAVVEALNSL
- a CDS encoding replication-associated recombination protein A, whose product is MQPLAERMRPKSLEEYIGQEHLVGSNAVLFRTIETGNIPSMILWGPPGVGKTTLAQLISTKLQRPFYTLSAINSGVKDIREVIEKVKNQGMFGGSNAVLFIDEIHRFSKSQQDSLLGAVERGIITLVGATTENPSFEVIPALLSRCQVYVLRHLEKSDLEKILRQAITKDELLKNKSISLEETEALMMISGGDARKLLNALEVVVQAQNKKEIVITNELVRTVIQENLALYDKSGEQHYDIISAFIKSIRGSDPNAAVYYLARMAEGGEDPLFIARRMLILASEDIGNANPTALVIANTTFQAVNVIGWPESRIILSQCAIYLATSPKSNASYEAINQAQMEVKQSGHLPVPLHLRNAPTKLMKELGYGDDYKYAHSYQGNFADQEFLPSDIAGKKFYEPGKNKREEEIRNLLRQLWKAKYGY